One stretch of Muribaculum intestinale DNA includes these proteins:
- a CDS encoding IS30 family transposase, whose amino-acid sequence MYRQLTSQQRSQIFALLQRKTSREEIALIVGCSQSTLCRELKRNSTTKGHYLWEKAHAKALERRKRTTSNKKLDSVLVWRIKQMIIDHQWSPEQIRGVLAKEGVSVSIQTIYNIINADESGELRRHRRHPDFRRRPKGERKPTKATNIPNRTSIHDRPAEADGKRFGDFEMDLIVDAYGHAILVLLERMTGFVMMEKLPYGKRAKPLSKTVVRMLYAYRKYLKTITTDNGSEFAAHLDITAGLRIKGLDDVTVYFADSYCSWQKGAVENINKLIRQYIPKKSNFNDFTDLYIKNVAKKLNLRPRKKLGFSNPKTEFFKQIANFALAS is encoded by the coding sequence ATGTACAGACAATTAACCTCGCAGCAAAGGTCGCAAATTTTCGCCTTACTGCAAAGAAAAACTTCGAGAGAAGAAATTGCCCTCATAGTAGGGTGCAGTCAGTCAACGCTTTGTCGTGAACTGAAGCGCAATTCCACAACCAAAGGCCACTATCTGTGGGAAAAGGCTCATGCCAAAGCCCTTGAACGCAGAAAGCGCACCACATCCAACAAGAAGCTCGACAGCGTGTTGGTGTGGCGTATAAAACAGATGATTATTGACCACCAATGGTCACCAGAACAAATTCGTGGCGTGTTGGCCAAGGAAGGTGTTTCCGTATCCATACAGACCATTTACAACATTATAAACGCTGATGAAAGCGGAGAACTGCGCCGTCACCGCAGACATCCCGACTTCCGACGACGACCAAAAGGCGAACGCAAACCCACTAAAGCCACCAACATACCAAACCGCACAAGCATACACGACAGACCGGCCGAGGCCGACGGCAAACGCTTTGGCGATTTTGAGATGGATCTTATTGTTGATGCCTACGGGCACGCGATTCTAGTGCTGCTTGAACGCATGACTGGCTTTGTGATGATGGAGAAACTACCTTACGGAAAAAGAGCCAAGCCATTGTCAAAGACTGTCGTGAGAATGCTGTACGCATACCGTAAATATCTTAAAACCATCACTACTGACAACGGCAGCGAGTTCGCGGCACACCTCGACATAACCGCCGGATTACGCATCAAAGGTCTCGATGATGTGACTGTTTACTTTGCCGACAGCTACTGCTCATGGCAGAAAGGAGCGGTCGAAAACATCAACAAACTCATCCGTCAATACATCCCCAAAAAGTCAAATTTCAATGATTTCACTGACCTATACATCAAGAATGTCGCAAAGAAACTAAACCTCAGACCACGGAAAAAACTCGGTTTTTCAAACCCGAAAACCGAGTTCTTCAAACAAATCGCTAATTTTGCACTTGCCAGTTGA
- a CDS encoding OmpP1/FadL family transporter → MKKYSLISLLALASLSAQAEGYQVNTFSPKQEGMGHVGVAMKLGAESNIFNPAAVAFSNKTLELSAGVSAISALGSCTYEGKKYETDNGVSTPFNVSAAFRIYDNLYAGLSLYTPYGSSINWGENWPGAILNQSVDLKVFTVQPTVSWRVLPNLSVGAGLMIGWGSVDLNKGLVTPESFDRFLPIAGMLSGTQMPSTIGNVVPASVNLTGDTQLALGFNVGVMYDINTRWTVGVSYRSKMNMKVKKGIARVSYAANDKISQELLGGSLDLLNSTNFAAEMPCPYVLTFGVSYKPIDKLILAFDAQLNGWSAYKQLDIEFDNLAEYDQHLTKKYKDAWTFHLGGQYSLTERLDLRAGVMLDLSPVNREYYNPETPGMTKIEPSVGLSFRPMPQLSIDFAFMYVFGTGADGVVGSYDNLLAKKANPALDQLAQARPELAPVVAGLKMPETGEFKADYMTRALIPAIGVSYSF, encoded by the coding sequence ATGAAAAAATATTCTCTGATTTCATTGCTTGCACTGGCATCGCTTTCTGCTCAGGCCGAGGGATATCAGGTAAATACATTTAGTCCCAAGCAGGAAGGCATGGGACATGTCGGTGTCGCTATGAAACTTGGCGCTGAAAGTAATATATTCAATCCTGCCGCAGTCGCTTTTTCAAACAAGACACTTGAGCTGTCGGCCGGTGTGAGCGCCATTTCCGCACTTGGGTCATGTACCTATGAAGGAAAAAAATATGAGACTGACAATGGCGTCAGCACACCTTTTAATGTCTCGGCTGCATTCCGCATATATGACAATCTTTATGCCGGCCTGTCGCTGTATACTCCCTATGGAAGCTCAATCAACTGGGGTGAGAACTGGCCCGGAGCTATCCTTAACCAGTCGGTTGACTTGAAAGTATTCACTGTGCAGCCTACTGTTTCGTGGAGGGTATTGCCAAATCTCAGTGTAGGAGCCGGTCTTATGATAGGTTGGGGAAGTGTGGATCTAAATAAGGGACTTGTTACTCCGGAGTCGTTTGATAGATTTCTTCCGATTGCCGGAATGCTCTCCGGAACTCAAATGCCATCGACTATCGGCAATGTTGTACCGGCGTCAGTAAACCTGACAGGTGACACGCAGCTGGCTTTGGGATTCAATGTCGGTGTCATGTACGATATCAATACACGCTGGACTGTCGGTGTGTCTTACCGCTCAAAGATGAATATGAAAGTAAAGAAGGGTATTGCACGAGTGTCGTATGCCGCCAATGATAAGATTTCCCAAGAGTTATTGGGCGGATCACTTGATCTGTTGAATTCCACCAACTTTGCCGCTGAGATGCCATGTCCGTATGTACTCACCTTCGGAGTGTCGTATAAGCCGATAGATAAACTGATTCTTGCATTTGACGCCCAGCTCAACGGATGGAGCGCATATAAACAGCTTGATATCGAGTTCGATAATCTTGCGGAATATGACCAGCATCTAACAAAAAAATATAAGGATGCATGGACTTTCCATCTTGGCGGACAATATTCACTGACCGAACGCCTTGATTTGCGCGCCGGTGTTATGCTTGACCTTTCGCCTGTGAATCGTGAATACTACAATCCTGAGACTCCGGGAATGACAAAGATTGAGCCTTCTGTAGGTCTGTCATTCCGCCCGATGCCACAGCTGTCGATTGACTTTGCTTTTATGTATGTGTTTGGAACAGGTGCTGACGGAGTGGTAGGCAGCTACGATAATCTTCTTGCTAAAAAAGCAAATCCTGCACTTGACCAGCTTGCACAGGCCCGTCCTGAACTTGCTCCGGTAGTAGCGGGACTTAAGATGCCTGAAACGGGTGAGTTCAAAGCCGATTACATGACTCGCGCCCTTATACCTGCAATAGGTGTGTCATATTCGTTCTAG
- the folP gene encoding dihydropteroate synthase, whose protein sequence is MHPFSLKLRGRVVEFDHPQIMGIVNVTPDSFYAGSRTGDSVSVARRVEKMIEDGADWIDIGAYSSRPGALEVTAEEEIRRLRLGMEALRKVDSDIFVSVDTFRAEVADIAVKELGADMINDISGGTLDSDMFAVVAETGVPYVLMHMRGTPSSMQTMTDYTDVTADVLADLQVKLSRLGAMGVADVVVDPGFGFAKTLEQNYTLMRDLGMFGLLDCPVLVGVSRKSMIYRLAGKTPDESLFGTVALNALALERGAAFLRVHDVAAAYDTRAVVEAALNNSFSQL, encoded by the coding sequence ATGCATCCTTTTTCTCTTAAGTTGCGCGGCCGTGTAGTTGAGTTTGACCATCCTCAGATAATGGGGATAGTCAACGTCACTCCTGATTCGTTTTATGCCGGGTCGCGTACCGGCGACTCTGTATCCGTGGCCCGGCGGGTGGAAAAGATGATAGAGGATGGCGCCGACTGGATTGACATTGGTGCATATTCTTCCCGTCCCGGTGCTTTGGAGGTTACTGCCGAAGAGGAGATCCGCCGTCTGCGCCTTGGCATGGAAGCCTTGCGTAAAGTCGATTCTGATATTTTTGTCAGCGTTGATACCTTTCGTGCGGAGGTTGCGGACATAGCGGTGAAAGAACTTGGCGCGGACATGATAAATGATATATCCGGGGGCACTCTTGACTCGGATATGTTTGCCGTTGTTGCGGAGACGGGAGTACCTTATGTGCTCATGCATATGCGCGGCACTCCGTCATCAATGCAGACAATGACTGACTATACCGATGTTACTGCCGATGTGTTGGCCGACTTGCAAGTCAAGTTATCCCGCTTGGGCGCTATGGGTGTGGCCGACGTAGTGGTCGACCCGGGCTTTGGATTTGCTAAGACTCTGGAGCAGAACTACACCCTTATGCGAGATCTTGGCATGTTTGGTCTGCTCGATTGTCCGGTGCTTGTCGGAGTGTCACGAAAGTCAATGATATACCGCCTCGCCGGGAAAACTCCTGACGAATCGCTTTTCGGTACTGTGGCGCTTAATGCTCTTGCGCTTGAACGTGGAGCCGCATTCCTGCGTGTTCATGATGTGGCTGCCGCTTATGATACACGAGCTGTCGTAGAGGCTGCTTTGAATAATTCATTTTCACAATTATAA
- the hisS gene encoding histidine--tRNA ligase: MAQKPSIPKGTRDFSPVEMARRNYIFDTIREVFRLYGFRQIETPAMENLSTLMGKYGEEGDKLLFKILNSGNYLKSTDHELLNAEEPSGRLTSQLCEKGLRYDLTVPFARYVVMHRNELQLPFKRFQIQPVWRADRPQKGRYREFYQCDADIVGSDSLVNEIELLQIIDEVFSRLGIRIAIKLNNRKVLAGIAELIGAPDKLIDITVAIDKIDKIGIDNVVVELRERGLSDDAVERLRPILAISGSLDERLSALSSLLADTPVGVAGVEELRAVVSGVESLGMKAQLDLDVSLARGLNYYTGTIIEVKALDVQIGSITGGGRYDNLTGVFGMPGLSGVGISFGADRIYDVLNTLDLYPENTSAASKVIFLNLGADESTVSLKAAKMLRASGIAAEVYPDTVKMKKQMAYADAMRIPFVAIIGETELESGTVTLKDMEAGNQEAVALDDLVARLS; the protein is encoded by the coding sequence ATGGCACAGAAACCATCTATACCAAAAGGTACGCGCGATTTTTCTCCGGTGGAGATGGCGCGTCGCAACTATATATTTGACACTATACGTGAAGTATTCCGTCTTTATGGATTCAGGCAGATAGAGACCCCGGCCATGGAGAACCTGTCGACGCTGATGGGGAAATATGGCGAAGAGGGTGATAAACTCTTGTTTAAGATACTTAATTCAGGTAATTATCTGAAGAGTACCGACCATGAGCTACTCAATGCCGAGGAGCCTTCCGGGCGTCTTACATCGCAGCTTTGCGAGAAAGGACTGCGTTACGACCTCACAGTGCCGTTCGCACGCTATGTCGTGATGCATCGCAATGAGTTGCAGTTGCCGTTCAAGCGGTTTCAGATTCAGCCGGTGTGGCGTGCCGACCGCCCGCAGAAAGGGCGATATCGCGAGTTCTATCAGTGTGATGCCGACATAGTGGGTTCTGATTCGCTGGTCAATGAGATTGAGCTGCTGCAGATTATCGACGAAGTCTTTTCCCGCCTTGGAATACGTATAGCCATCAAGCTGAACAATCGCAAAGTGCTTGCAGGTATTGCCGAACTTATCGGTGCCCCCGACAAGCTGATTGATATTACGGTGGCCATAGACAAGATTGATAAAATCGGCATTGACAATGTGGTGGTCGAACTGCGTGAACGCGGACTGTCGGATGATGCCGTGGAGCGACTTCGTCCGATACTCGCGATTTCCGGCTCGCTCGATGAGCGTCTGTCGGCGTTATCATCCTTGCTCGCTGATACTCCTGTTGGCGTCGCCGGTGTCGAAGAGTTGCGAGCAGTTGTGTCGGGCGTGGAGTCGCTTGGTATGAAAGCGCAGCTCGACCTTGATGTATCGCTCGCGCGCGGACTCAATTATTACACCGGCACTATCATAGAAGTGAAGGCCCTCGATGTGCAGATTGGATCTATTACCGGTGGTGGACGTTACGACAACCTTACTGGTGTGTTCGGTATGCCGGGCCTGTCGGGAGTCGGTATTTCGTTTGGCGCTGACCGTATATATGATGTGCTCAATACTCTTGATCTGTATCCTGAGAATACATCAGCAGCATCTAAAGTTATTTTCCTTAATCTTGGTGCCGACGAGTCTACTGTATCACTTAAAGCGGCAAAGATGCTTCGAGCCTCCGGTATTGCCGCGGAGGTATATCCAGATACGGTTAAGATGAAAAAGCAGATGGCATATGCCGATGCTATGCGCATACCTTTTGTTGCCATCATCGGCGAGACAGAGCTTGAATCGGGTACTGTAACACTAAAGGATATGGAAGCGGGTAATCAGGAGGCGGTTGCTCTTGATGACCTTGTGGCACGTTTGTCATAG
- a CDS encoding FprA family A-type flavoprotein, with product MNFKEITDGIYYVGVNDRTTALFESLWPLPTGVTYNSYLVKGSEKLALIDGVAIAECEKLRENIASQIGAKAPDYLIINHMEPDHSGALNVIRSFFPDITIVGNAKTLEMVRGFYGITENVMKVADGDSLELGGMTLTFRLTPMVHWPETMMTYVSERNTLFSGDAFGCFGALTGGIVDSETDIEPFIPEIYRYYSNIVGKYGVFVQKALSKLSTLKLEYICSTHGPVWHEQIPMVSGLYDRMSRYEAEDGVVIVYGSMYGNTEAMAEVIASRLAENGVKKIRMHDASRSHLSYILADIFRFRGLVIGAPTYSNTLYPPVEALVQAIKTREVKNRIISTFGSYTWAPQAVKRINTLLEEGKNVSADITSVEARQAPDASVMEGCKTLADEMARRLADK from the coding sequence ATGAACTTTAAAGAAATTACAGACGGCATATATTATGTCGGAGTAAACGACCGCACGACAGCTCTCTTTGAATCATTGTGGCCGTTGCCGACTGGGGTCACATATAATTCATATCTTGTAAAAGGAAGTGAGAAACTCGCTCTGATTGACGGCGTTGCTATTGCCGAGTGCGAGAAGTTGCGTGAGAATATAGCCTCGCAGATTGGAGCCAAGGCTCCGGACTATCTTATCATAAACCATATGGAGCCCGACCACTCCGGAGCCTTGAATGTAATACGTAGTTTCTTTCCGGATATTACTATTGTCGGCAATGCGAAGACCCTGGAAATGGTCAGAGGGTTTTATGGCATTACTGAAAATGTTATGAAGGTTGCTGATGGCGATTCTCTCGAATTGGGTGGCATGACTCTTACATTCCGCCTTACTCCTATGGTACACTGGCCGGAGACAATGATGACATATGTGTCTGAACGCAATACGCTGTTTTCTGGCGATGCCTTCGGCTGTTTCGGCGCTTTAACTGGTGGAATCGTTGATTCCGAGACTGATATAGAGCCGTTTATCCCTGAAATTTACCGCTATTATTCCAACATTGTTGGGAAATACGGAGTTTTTGTGCAGAAAGCCCTCTCCAAACTGTCAACTCTTAAACTTGAGTATATCTGCTCTACTCATGGACCTGTATGGCACGAACAGATACCCATGGTGTCGGGGCTGTACGACCGTATGAGCCGTTATGAAGCAGAGGATGGGGTGGTAATAGTGTATGGTTCCATGTATGGAAATACCGAGGCTATGGCTGAGGTTATCGCTTCGCGCCTTGCTGAGAACGGAGTAAAGAAGATTCGTATGCATGATGCATCGCGCTCACATCTGTCATATATTCTTGCCGATATATTCCGTTTCCGTGGGCTTGTCATAGGTGCTCCCACATATTCCAATACTCTTTATCCTCCGGTAGAAGCTCTTGTACAGGCTATTAAAACTCGGGAGGTGAAAAACCGTATAATATCCACGTTTGGCTCCTACACCTGGGCTCCGCAGGCGGTAAAGCGTATCAATACGCTGCTTGAAGAAGGGAAAAATGTCAGTGCGGATATTACTTCGGTAGAAGCCCGTCAGGCTCCGGATGCATCGGTAATGGAAGGATGTAAAACCTTGGCCGACGAAATGGCACGCCGATTGGCTGATAAATAA
- the cdaA gene encoding diadenylate cyclase CdaA, with product MAPFGIKDALDIIIVAMLLYYLYKIMKESGTINIFFGVLAFIIVWVVASEIFEMRLIGTILDKVMSIGLIILVILFQDQIKRFLVELGNHNRWRFLRDIFRHHRGSAVSAEDSRRWVIPIVYACMSMSKSKTGALIVIEQSIPLELYEKTGDMIDAEINSRLIENIFFKNSPLHDGAMIIAHDRIKAAGCILPVSHDTNIPRSMGLRHRSALGISQATDAAAVVVSEETGSISFAHRGKIISRLSSTDLENRLSRLVTDE from the coding sequence ATGGCACCATTCGGCATAAAGGATGCGCTCGATATAATCATTGTAGCAATGCTCCTGTATTATCTGTATAAGATAATGAAGGAGTCTGGTACAATCAATATATTCTTCGGAGTGCTGGCATTTATCATTGTATGGGTGGTTGCCAGTGAGATATTCGAAATGAGGCTTATCGGCACCATCCTCGACAAGGTGATGTCGATAGGGCTTATAATTCTTGTGATTCTGTTTCAGGATCAGATAAAGCGTTTCCTTGTCGAGCTTGGCAATCATAACCGATGGCGTTTTTTGCGCGACATATTTCGCCATCACCGTGGGTCGGCAGTGTCTGCTGAGGATTCGCGCCGTTGGGTTATTCCTATTGTTTATGCATGCATGTCCATGTCCAAGTCAAAGACCGGTGCTTTGATTGTCATAGAGCAGTCAATCCCGCTGGAACTCTATGAAAAGACCGGAGATATGATTGATGCGGAAATCAACTCGCGCCTTATTGAGAACATTTTTTTTAAAAATTCCCCCTTGCATGATGGTGCTATGATTATCGCTCACGACCGCATAAAGGCTGCCGGATGTATACTTCCTGTGAGTCATGACACGAATATTCCCCGTTCAATGGGTTTGCGCCACCGTTCGGCGCTCGGCATAAGCCAGGCCACTGATGCGGCAGCTGTTGTGGTAAGCGAGGAGACCGGGAGCATATCGTTTGCCCATAGAGGGAAGATTATATCGCGTCTTTCGTCGACCGACCTTGAAAATCGTCTTTCCAGACTTGTCACCGATGAGTAG
- a CDS encoding DUF6155 family protein has product MSKTSLKKTLNSLTRDQIMEVVLDLYEARKEAREYLEYFISPDERGMAEKTIATISKEFSPTRGKAKARTSVCRRAIKDFTRLHPSPRLIASVRLHYIEEIIRYSIRLRWWIKESLEKALPNMLWDTLEYCFSNDIIDEMHPQITDIIKTLEGCRAHTAKEAIETYRHFCIEKGITPVPG; this is encoded by the coding sequence ATGTCAAAGACCTCACTGAAAAAGACATTGAACAGTCTCACCCGCGACCAGATAATGGAAGTCGTTCTTGACCTTTACGAAGCCCGCAAGGAAGCACGTGAATATCTCGAATATTTCATCAGCCCAGATGAAAGAGGCATGGCCGAAAAAACAATAGCGACAATAAGCAAAGAGTTTTCGCCCACCAGAGGGAAAGCCAAAGCGCGCACATCGGTATGCCGACGTGCAATCAAGGACTTCACCCGGCTCCACCCCTCTCCCCGCCTGATAGCCAGCGTAAGATTACATTACATCGAGGAAATCATAAGGTATTCTATACGATTGAGATGGTGGATAAAAGAGTCTTTGGAAAAAGCATTGCCCAATATGCTTTGGGACACGCTGGAATATTGCTTTTCCAACGACATTATCGACGAGATGCATCCACAGATAACCGACATAATAAAAACTCTGGAGGGATGCAGAGCCCATACAGCTAAAGAAGCTATAGAGACATATCGCCACTTCTGTATCGAAAAAGGGATTACACCTGTTCCCGGATAA
- the efp gene encoding elongation factor P: MATTADFKNGMCLDIDGNYFFIVEFLHVKPGKGPAFVRTKLRNVKTGRIIDKTWNSGVKVEEVRIERRPYQFSYKDDMGYHFLHTETWEEIIVAGESIEGVEFLKDGDICEAMVHAASETVLTCEMPANVVLEITYTEPGIKGDTATNTLKPATVETGAEVRVPLFCEVGDKVRVDTRNGSYLERVERAKA, encoded by the coding sequence ATGGCAACAACTGCAGATTTTAAGAATGGAATGTGCCTCGATATCGATGGCAACTACTTCTTCATCGTTGAATTTCTTCATGTTAAACCCGGCAAGGGCCCGGCTTTCGTTCGTACAAAACTCCGCAATGTAAAGACCGGTCGTATTATCGACAAGACCTGGAACTCAGGCGTAAAGGTCGAGGAAGTGCGTATCGAGCGCCGTCCATATCAGTTCTCTTACAAGGATGATATGGGCTATCACTTCCTTCACACCGAGACATGGGAAGAGATTATTGTAGCCGGCGAGAGCATCGAAGGTGTTGAGTTCCTCAAGGATGGCGATATTTGCGAAGCTATGGTGCATGCGGCATCTGAAACTGTGCTTACCTGTGAGATGCCCGCAAACGTAGTGCTTGAAATCACTTATACAGAGCCCGGCATCAAGGGTGATACCGCTACCAATACCCTTAAGCCCGCTACAGTCGAGACCGGCGCTGAGGTGCGTGTGCCCCTCTTCTGCGAGGTTGGCGACAAAGTACGTGTCGACACACGCAACGGTTCATATCTTGAACGTGTAGAGCGTGCAAAGGCTTAA
- a CDS encoding 6-pyruvoyl trahydropterin synthase family protein, which produces MKSITTFDLQYAHRFYGFKGEAQYLHGHTGTLTIEVEDSINDGVNMVFPCNEIKKTAWNLLKNFDHALILREDDPLLPAVLEVYEKQGIVTGHPQNTNKGPAFKTELATAYPEARLVVTKETMTVEGMIKIVYNLLKDKLNISKITFTSGENAATEDYVTRNNIERCPLCGIALNEHGVCIKCGYKK; this is translated from the coding sequence ATGAAAAGTATCACAACATTCGACCTACAGTATGCCCATAGATTCTATGGATTTAAAGGAGAGGCACAATATCTCCACGGCCATACAGGAACCCTCACAATTGAAGTAGAGGACTCTATCAACGACGGTGTCAACATGGTATTCCCATGCAATGAAATTAAAAAGACCGCATGGAATCTGTTGAAAAATTTTGACCACGCACTGATTCTCAGAGAAGATGACCCCCTGCTACCTGCAGTACTGGAGGTGTATGAGAAGCAGGGCATTGTAACCGGACATCCACAAAACACCAATAAAGGCCCTGCATTCAAGACCGAACTCGCGACAGCCTACCCGGAGGCCCGCCTGGTTGTCACCAAAGAGACCATGACCGTCGAAGGAATGATAAAGATTGTCTACAATCTGCTGAAGGACAAACTCAATATATCAAAAATAACCTTCACAAGCGGTGAAAATGCAGCAACAGAAGACTATGTCACACGCAACAACATCGAGCGTTGCCCATTATGTGGAATTGCCTTAAACGAACATGGCGTCTGCATAAAATGCGGCTATAAGAAATAA